A window of Thermosynechococcus sp. NK55a contains these coding sequences:
- the glmM gene encoding phosphoglucosamine mutase, producing the protein MTGQQPIRFGTDGIRGRAGELLTPNLALSLGYWVGEVLRQTTDAPQRPFIIGQDSRNSSDMLATALAAGLTAAGFEVWHVGLCPTPCIAYLTTTTEAIGGAMISASHNPPADNGIKIFGSDGSKLSPDLQKAIEAHLNAGLSLPHTEHWGHLHHRPELLQRYRHAVQAPLQDRQPLRGLRVVLDLAWGSAVAVAPTVFHALGAEVIALHDRADGNRINVNCGSTHLEPLQQAVRATRAAMGFAFDGDADRVLAVDSQGRVVDGDHILYFWGQKLQSQAQLPKDLIVATVMSNLGFERAWQARGGQLVRAAVGDQYVHAEMLRHGAMLGGEQSGHILCRHYGVGGDGLLTAVHLATLVQDSGLSLAQLRDQSFTAYPQILRNVRVEDRQRRLHWQECEPLQQMIAKAQLDMGDRGRVLVRASGTEPVIRVMVEAEQQHIADYWTETLVQTVSAHLAA; encoded by the coding sequence ATGACTGGGCAGCAGCCGATTCGGTTTGGAACCGATGGCATTCGTGGACGGGCGGGAGAGTTGCTAACCCCCAACTTGGCCTTGAGCTTGGGATACTGGGTGGGGGAAGTCCTGCGGCAAACAACAGATGCACCCCAGCGCCCCTTTATCATTGGTCAAGACTCCCGCAACTCCAGTGATATGTTGGCCACCGCCTTGGCCGCAGGGTTAACTGCCGCTGGTTTTGAGGTGTGGCATGTGGGCCTGTGTCCGACCCCTTGTATTGCCTACCTAACGACCACCACAGAAGCCATTGGGGGTGCTATGATTTCCGCCAGTCATAATCCCCCCGCCGACAACGGCATTAAGATTTTTGGCAGTGATGGCAGCAAACTGAGCCCTGATCTGCAGAAAGCCATTGAAGCCCACTTAAATGCTGGCCTATCGCTCCCCCATACCGAACATTGGGGACATTTGCATCATCGCCCCGAACTGCTCCAGCGCTATCGCCATGCGGTGCAAGCCCCCCTTCAGGATCGTCAACCCCTGCGAGGACTGCGGGTGGTGTTGGATTTGGCCTGGGGATCTGCGGTGGCGGTGGCACCTACGGTCTTCCATGCCCTGGGGGCTGAGGTGATTGCTCTCCACGATCGCGCCGATGGAAATCGGATTAATGTCAACTGTGGCTCCACCCATCTGGAACCCTTGCAGCAGGCTGTCCGTGCAACCCGGGCTGCTATGGGATTTGCCTTTGATGGCGATGCCGATCGCGTGCTGGCGGTGGATAGTCAAGGACGGGTGGTTGATGGCGATCACATTCTCTATTTCTGGGGACAAAAACTCCAGTCGCAGGCACAACTGCCCAAGGATTTAATTGTGGCCACTGTGATGTCGAATCTGGGCTTTGAGCGGGCTTGGCAAGCGCGGGGTGGACAACTGGTACGGGCAGCGGTGGGCGATCAATACGTCCATGCAGAAATGTTGCGCCACGGTGCCATGCTGGGGGGCGAACAGTCGGGACACATCCTCTGCCGCCACTATGGCGTGGGGGGGGATGGCCTGCTCACGGCAGTGCACCTAGCGACCCTAGTTCAGGATTCTGGTCTATCCCTAGCGCAACTGCGAGACCAAAGTTTTACTGCCTACCCGCAAATTCTCCGCAATGTTCGGGTTGAGGATCGTCAGCGGCGGCTTCACTGGCAAGAGTGTGAACCTCTACAACAGATGATTGCCAAAGCGCAACTGGATATGGGCGATCGCGGGCGAGTCTTGGTGCGTGCCTCCGGTACAGAACCGGTTATCCGCGTCATGGTGGAAGCAGAACAGCAGCATATTGCTGATTATTGGACGGAGACACTAGTGCAGACGGTGAGTGCCCATTTGGCCGCCTAG
- the cax gene encoding calcium/proton exchanger: MRRLVSIGFLIFIPLSVAAEKLEWGALTVFILAALAIVPLAIWLSTATEEVALATGPTIGGLLNALFGNATELIIAIVALRAGLVDIVKASITGTLMANLLLVMGLSMLLGGIRYKEQSFAPVVARVNASSMTVAIAAILLPAMVIYTSDRVPPTAVSQMSVVVSIILVLVYGLTLLFSLKTHSYLYDVSEVELGGVEGHYERPNLPLWINVLIIATIGVAFESEIFVGAVEEATAGLGLTPLFTGVILLPLVGGAAEYVTAVGVALKNNMDLSVSIALGSSLLVALLVAPVLVLIGQFIGQPMDLNFSLFEVVTVIIAVVIANVISLDGRSNWLEGALLLATYGILGTAFFFHT; the protein is encoded by the coding sequence ATGAGGCGACTGGTTTCGATTGGTTTCTTGATATTTATTCCCCTTTCCGTTGCTGCGGAAAAACTGGAATGGGGCGCTCTCACCGTCTTTATTTTGGCAGCACTGGCGATCGTGCCCTTAGCGATTTGGTTGAGCACCGCCACAGAAGAGGTGGCGCTGGCCACGGGTCCGACGATCGGTGGCCTCTTGAATGCCCTCTTTGGCAATGCCACCGAACTCATTATTGCTATTGTGGCGCTGCGAGCGGGTTTAGTGGATATTGTCAAAGCCAGTATTACGGGAACCCTGATGGCGAACCTTTTGCTGGTGATGGGGCTATCCATGTTGCTGGGGGGCATTCGCTACAAGGAACAATCCTTTGCCCCAGTGGTGGCACGGGTGAATGCCTCCTCGATGACGGTGGCGATCGCTGCCATTCTTTTACCAGCAATGGTGATTTACACCTCCGATAGAGTGCCGCCAACCGCAGTTTCCCAAATGTCAGTTGTGGTATCCATCATTCTGGTTCTGGTTTATGGGCTCACGTTACTCTTTTCCCTGAAAACCCACAGCTATCTTTACGATGTTAGTGAGGTGGAACTAGGGGGCGTGGAAGGACACTACGAAAGGCCCAACCTACCCCTTTGGATCAATGTTCTTATCATTGCCACCATTGGGGTGGCCTTTGAGTCAGAAATCTTTGTTGGTGCTGTCGAGGAGGCAACGGCGGGACTGGGTTTGACGCCCCTATTTACTGGGGTCATCCTCTTGCCATTGGTGGGTGGTGCAGCGGAATATGTGACCGCTGTGGGGGTTGCCCTGAAAAACAATATGGATCTGTCCGTTTCCATTGCCTTGGGTTCATCCCTTTTGGTGGCGCTTTTGGTGGCACCGGTTCTTGTGCTCATTGGCCAGTTCATTGGTCAGCCGATGGATTTGAACTTTAGCCTTTTTGAGGTGGTGACGGTGATTATTGCGGTTGTAATTGCCAATGTGATTAGCCTAGATGGCCGCTCCAACTGGCTAGAGGGAGCGCTGCTTTTGGCCACCTATGGGATTCTCGGCACCGCCTTTTTCTTCCATACCTAG
- a CDS encoding DUF427 domain-containing protein — MAKAVWKGATLAESDRYEVVEGNVYFPPEALNQAYFQPSDTHTVCGWKGTASYYPIVVNGEVNRDAAWYYPDPKPAAANIKGYVAFWRGVQVTR; from the coding sequence ATGGCAAAAGCAGTTTGGAAAGGTGCGACCTTGGCCGAGAGCGATCGCTACGAAGTGGTCGAGGGCAATGTTTACTTTCCGCCAGAAGCCCTCAATCAGGCCTATTTTCAGCCCAGCGATACCCACACCGTTTGTGGTTGGAAAGGCACAGCCAGCTACTACCCCATTGTTGTCAATGGCGAAGTGAATCGCGATGCGGCCTGGTACTACCCCGATCCCAAGCCTGCGGCAGCCAATATCAAGGGCTATGTGGCCTTTTGGCGAGGGGTGCAGGTGACGCGCTAA
- a CDS encoding ABC transporter ATP-binding protein, which yields MPDQPLICLENISKVYGQGETEVHALRDVNLQIQRGEYCAIMGASGSGKSTMMNIIGCLDRPTSGRYFLDGQDVAYLSDDELAHIRNAKIGFVFQQFYLLGQLTALENVMLPMVYAQVPPKERRDRAIAALEQVGLGHRLENRPNQLSGGQQQRVAIARAIVNQPLLLLADEPTGALDSHTTAEILAIFGQLNAAGMTVIMVTHEPDVAAVTHRIIQFRDGQIRCDRPNIPSPLAAAVLS from the coding sequence ATGCCAGATCAACCGCTCATTTGTCTAGAGAACATTTCCAAGGTTTACGGCCAAGGGGAAACCGAAGTGCACGCCCTTAGGGATGTGAATTTGCAAATTCAGCGGGGAGAGTACTGTGCCATTATGGGGGCGTCGGGGTCAGGGAAGTCCACAATGATGAATATTATTGGCTGTTTGGATCGCCCGACCTCTGGCCGCTACTTTCTCGATGGCCAAGATGTGGCCTATCTCAGTGATGATGAACTGGCCCATATCCGCAATGCCAAGATTGGCTTTGTCTTTCAACAGTTTTACTTACTAGGGCAGCTAACGGCACTGGAAAATGTGATGCTGCCTATGGTCTATGCCCAAGTGCCTCCTAAGGAACGACGCGATCGCGCGATTGCTGCCTTGGAACAGGTAGGCTTAGGGCACCGCCTTGAGAATCGTCCCAATCAACTCTCGGGCGGACAGCAACAACGGGTGGCGATCGCCCGCGCCATTGTCAATCAGCCGTTGCTGCTGCTAGCCGATGAACCCACCGGTGCCCTCGATAGCCACACCACTGCGGAAATCCTGGCTATTTTTGGTCAACTCAATGCCGCCGGCATGACCGTAATTATGGTGACCCATGAACCCGATGTGGCAGCGGTCACCCACCGCATTATCCAGTTTCGCGACGGTCAAATTCGTTGCGATCGCCCCAATATCCCTAGCCCACTGGCGGCAGCCGTTTTATCTTAG
- the rfaE1 gene encoding D-glycero-beta-D-manno-heptose-7-phosphate kinase, whose protein sequence is MLPPDLRQQLQSCQGRLLHLLQSFSSARVLVVGDLTLDEFLTGQVERLSREAPVLILRHEFTRQVPGGGANAIYNLAKLGAQVQAVGLVGTDPQGEALCGIFQEAGIDTRGILKESDRPTVTKTRISGHARQSVTQQIVRVDRKSDDLPSPALQEALAAFIREQLGTADAVVCSDYGDGVFTPPVIAAALEHQRTIVDTQRDLARYRGAFLFTPNLPEAEAAVGYPIRTEAEVLQAGEDLLDLTGAKYMLITRGDAGMSLFSREAAPYHLPAFNRTDVFDVTGAGDTVVAALTLALVAGASLWEAAVLGNLAASIVVRQFGTATTSTAEMAAALHSLLED, encoded by the coding sequence ATGTTACCACCCGACCTGCGCCAACAATTGCAATCTTGCCAAGGGCGACTCCTACACCTTTTGCAGTCCTTTTCTTCAGCAAGGGTACTAGTGGTGGGAGATCTCACCCTCGATGAATTCCTTACAGGGCAGGTGGAGCGCCTCTCACGGGAAGCCCCTGTGCTGATTTTGCGCCATGAGTTTACCCGCCAAGTCCCCGGCGGCGGTGCCAACGCTATCTACAATTTGGCCAAGCTGGGCGCTCAGGTGCAGGCCGTTGGTCTTGTGGGTACAGATCCCCAGGGAGAAGCACTCTGTGGCATTTTTCAGGAGGCAGGGATTGATACGCGGGGCATCTTGAAGGAGAGCGATCGCCCCACAGTGACAAAAACGCGTATTTCAGGCCATGCTCGCCAGTCGGTGACCCAGCAAATTGTCCGCGTCGATCGCAAATCCGATGATCTCCCCTCCCCGGCCCTTCAGGAAGCCCTAGCTGCCTTCATTCGCGAGCAGCTCGGAACTGCCGATGCGGTAGTTTGCTCCGACTATGGGGATGGTGTCTTTACGCCCCCCGTGATTGCCGCCGCCTTAGAGCATCAGCGCACAATTGTTGATACCCAACGGGATTTAGCCCGCTATCGCGGTGCTTTCCTATTTACACCGAACCTGCCAGAGGCAGAGGCAGCGGTGGGCTACCCAATTCGGACGGAGGCGGAGGTCCTGCAAGCGGGGGAAGACCTGCTGGATTTGACAGGGGCTAAATATATGCTGATTACGCGGGGGGATGCTGGTATGAGTCTCTTTAGCCGGGAGGCAGCGCCCTATCATTTGCCCGCCTTTAACCGCACAGATGTCTTTGATGTGACTGGTGCAGGCGATACGGTTGTGGCTGCTTTAACCCTTGCCCTTGTGGCGGGTGCTAGTCTTTGGGAGGCGGCAGTTTTAGGCAATTTAGCCGCCAGTATTGTCGTACGCCAGTTTGGTACAGCCACCACATCCACTGCAGAGATGGCGGCAGCCCTTCACTCTTTGCTCGAAGATTAG
- a CDS encoding anion transporter, protein MLGSLLQLLILALSYGALALGGVPGLDMNRATIALVSAALLIAVGAIDLPTAWQAIDPQTIVFLLSMMIVNAYLGLSGFFQIAMVTVVRFSGSPLGLLVFLTVATGILSAVFLNDTLALVTTPLTLRITHVLGLNPVPYLLAIAGATNIGSVATLSGNPQNILVGSFSELGYLPFAQVMVPIAGLGLGLQVIWLGWLYPEVRSRQPFTLATLQAVPVQKGLLHKTLIVSGLMFLAFVLGFPLAESSLLAAAALLVTRRLKPERVLAQVDWSLLILFAGLFILTRCMQNLDLLGALRPWVNQPLALVVITALLSNLISNVPTVLLLAQFIPKGADQLWYLLAATSTLAGNLTLFGAVANLITVEAAASSGERFSFWQHLRFGAPLTVFTLAIATVWILSRT, encoded by the coding sequence GTGTTGGGGTCTCTGCTGCAACTCCTGATTCTCGCCCTCAGCTACGGTGCCTTGGCCCTTGGGGGGGTGCCGGGGCTAGACATGAATCGCGCCACGATCGCCCTTGTGAGTGCGGCTCTGTTGATTGCCGTAGGGGCGATTGATCTACCCACTGCATGGCAAGCGATTGATCCCCAAACCATCGTGTTCTTGCTCAGCATGATGATTGTGAATGCCTATCTCGGCTTGAGCGGCTTTTTTCAAATAGCGATGGTGACCGTGGTGCGCTTTAGTGGCAGTCCCTTGGGGTTGCTGGTGTTTCTCACCGTGGCGACGGGAATACTATCGGCGGTCTTTCTGAATGATACCCTTGCCCTTGTAACGACGCCTTTAACCCTGCGCATTACCCATGTCTTGGGTTTGAATCCAGTACCCTACCTGCTGGCGATCGCGGGGGCAACCAATATCGGCTCTGTAGCCACCCTTAGCGGCAACCCCCAAAATATTCTCGTGGGATCGTTTTCCGAGTTGGGGTACCTTCCGTTTGCCCAAGTGATGGTACCCATTGCAGGGCTGGGCTTAGGTCTGCAAGTGATTTGGTTGGGCTGGCTCTATCCGGAGGTGCGATCGCGCCAACCTTTTACGTTAGCTACGCTCCAAGCGGTGCCGGTGCAAAAAGGGTTACTCCACAAGACCCTGATTGTCTCTGGGCTGATGTTTTTGGCCTTTGTGCTGGGCTTTCCCTTAGCAGAATCCTCTCTATTGGCAGCAGCGGCTTTACTGGTCACCCGCCGTCTCAAGCCAGAGCGGGTGCTTGCTCAGGTGGATTGGTCACTATTGATTCTGTTTGCGGGTCTGTTTATTCTGACCCGCTGTATGCAAAACCTTGATTTACTGGGCGCTTTGCGCCCTTGGGTGAATCAGCCCTTGGCCCTCGTGGTGATTACAGCACTGCTGTCGAATTTGATCTCTAACGTGCCGACAGTGCTGCTATTAGCGCAGTTTATTCCCAAAGGTGCCGATCAACTCTGGTACCTCCTGGCAGCTACGAGTACCCTCGCGGGGAATCTCACCCTTTTTGGCGCTGTGGCTAATTTGATTACAGTTGAGGCAGCTGCTAGCTCCGGGGAGCGGTTTTCCTTTTGGCAGCACTTGCGCTTTGGTGCTCCACTCACGGTGTTCACGCTGGCGATCGCCACCGTTTGGATTCTCAGTCGAACTTAG
- a CDS encoding transglutaminase family protein: protein MQYRIYHQTTYTYSAAVALAPHDLRLIPRSDGHQRLRSLSLQILPTPQGHSPVLDVHGNHIQRYWWLPQPTASLTIQVTSEVETYCANPFNYLLESWAITLPFNYPQRLATSLHPYLSLPVDPVAYELAWQVLASGDRHVLTFLSDLNNKIYRTCQHQIRETGAPWPPCVTWAKQMGSCRDMAVLFIHACRAVGLAARFVSGYQEGDLDNPERHLHAWVEVYLPGAGWRGYDPTHGLAVSDRHIALVAAADPADAAPIEGALRGQGVTSTMTYQLQIQRLS, encoded by the coding sequence ATGCAATACCGCATTTATCATCAAACCACCTACACCTACAGCGCTGCCGTTGCTCTTGCCCCCCACGATTTGCGCTTGATTCCCCGCAGTGATGGCCACCAACGCCTGCGATCGCTCTCCCTGCAAATTTTACCGACTCCCCAAGGTCACAGTCCTGTCCTCGATGTCCATGGCAATCACATTCAGCGCTACTGGTGGTTACCGCAGCCCACTGCTTCCCTAACGATTCAGGTCACTTCTGAAGTAGAAACCTATTGCGCCAACCCCTTTAACTATTTGCTCGAATCATGGGCAATCACACTCCCTTTTAACTATCCGCAGCGGCTGGCAACTAGCCTGCATCCCTATCTATCACTGCCAGTGGATCCGGTTGCCTATGAACTGGCTTGGCAAGTTTTAGCCAGTGGCGATCGCCATGTCCTCACATTTCTCAGCGATCTCAATAACAAAATTTACCGTACGTGTCAGCACCAAATTCGTGAAACCGGTGCCCCTTGGCCCCCCTGTGTCACTTGGGCAAAACAAATGGGTTCCTGTCGCGATATGGCAGTCTTGTTTATCCATGCCTGTCGGGCGGTGGGCCTAGCGGCGCGGTTTGTCAGTGGCTATCAGGAAGGAGACTTGGATAATCCTGAACGGCACCTCCATGCTTGGGTGGAAGTGTATTTGCCGGGGGCAGGCTGGCGGGGCTATGATCCCACCCACGGCCTAGCGGTGAGCGATCGCCACATTGCCCTTGTGGCTGCCGCTGATCCGGCGGATGCTGCCCCCATTGAAGGTGCCCTACGGGGACAGGGGGTCACCTCAACCATGACCTATCAACTACAGATTCAGCGCCTCTCCTAG
- a CDS encoding N-acetylmuramoyl-L-alanine amidase → MVGSLQPARAQGSLQVVYPPREHTTSAPQIFFIGTAPPQVAVTLNGQVIGDRSPAGHFAPSLPLQPGLNRIILQGGNQRLEFAITRAVPEIPTSPQPLEPTADLVRLANDIVCFTAAAPGDRAVEVQVGQRILPLEPLPPQVQLPSNLAALIHQADVVTTRPSLYRNCLQLTQVGDYGPIQWRFASQRQLGARIRVAEPTHLPVVEVNRSLGGVARTGPSTDYSRLTPLPVGTRARVRGQTGDWLHLDYGGWIRAEEVRFLSSALPTTATIRSITSRQRAGWTEISFPLDVPVPIAIQQGDRQFTLTLYNTIPQTDIIRLDADPVIQRLDWSPLDQQRVAYRFTLHHRQQWGYRVAYEGNRLLLQLRHPPQLQRGTQPLRGIKILIDPGHGGPEDLGARGPDGTPEKVVTLTLAKKLAPELERLGATVILTRTEDIDLDLLDRSLAIESAQPTLALSLHYNALPDAGDARHTQGIGAFWYHPQSHDLAVFLESYLTQRLRRQHYGVFWNNLALTRPTIAPAVLLELGFMIHPEEFEWIVNPQAQGELARTLAQGILEWLQQATRH, encoded by the coding sequence ATGGTGGGTTCACTCCAGCCAGCAAGAGCGCAGGGTTCCCTACAAGTGGTTTATCCGCCGCGGGAGCACACCACCAGTGCCCCCCAGATTTTCTTTATTGGTACAGCCCCACCCCAGGTCGCAGTGACGCTCAATGGTCAAGTGATTGGCGATCGCTCGCCAGCGGGACACTTTGCCCCCAGTCTTCCTCTGCAACCCGGATTGAATCGCATCATTCTCCAAGGGGGAAATCAACGCCTTGAGTTTGCCATTACCCGCGCTGTGCCCGAAATACCGACCAGTCCACAACCCCTAGAGCCAACAGCTGATTTAGTGCGGCTAGCCAATGACATTGTTTGCTTTACCGCTGCTGCCCCCGGCGATCGCGCCGTTGAAGTTCAAGTGGGTCAGCGCATTCTGCCCCTAGAACCCCTACCCCCCCAAGTGCAACTGCCCTCTAATCTTGCTGCACTGATTCATCAAGCCGATGTGGTCACTACTCGCCCTTCCTTGTACCGCAACTGCCTGCAATTGACCCAGGTGGGGGACTATGGCCCAATTCAATGGCGATTTGCAAGCCAGCGCCAACTGGGTGCCCGCATTCGTGTGGCTGAGCCGACGCACTTACCCGTTGTTGAAGTCAACCGCTCCCTTGGGGGCGTAGCACGCACTGGGCCGAGCACCGATTATTCACGGCTGACGCCCCTGCCAGTGGGAACGCGAGCACGGGTGCGAGGACAAACGGGGGATTGGCTGCATCTGGACTATGGGGGTTGGATCCGCGCCGAGGAAGTGCGCTTCCTTTCTAGTGCTCTGCCGACAACAGCCACCATTCGCAGTATTACCAGTCGTCAGCGGGCGGGTTGGACAGAAATCAGCTTTCCTTTAGATGTGCCGGTGCCAATTGCCATTCAGCAGGGCGATCGCCAGTTCACGCTGACGCTCTACAACACGATTCCCCAAACCGACATCATTCGCCTCGATGCTGATCCTGTCATCCAGCGCCTTGATTGGTCCCCCCTTGATCAGCAACGGGTGGCGTATCGGTTTACGCTTCATCATCGCCAACAGTGGGGCTATCGCGTCGCCTATGAAGGGAATCGGCTGCTGCTGCAACTGCGCCATCCACCACAACTCCAGCGGGGCACACAACCCCTGCGGGGGATTAAAATCCTCATCGATCCTGGCCATGGCGGGCCTGAGGACCTGGGGGCACGGGGTCCCGATGGTACCCCAGAAAAGGTTGTCACATTAACACTGGCAAAAAAACTGGCACCGGAGCTAGAACGCCTTGGGGCAACGGTCATTTTAACGCGCACAGAGGATATTGATCTGGACTTGCTCGATCGCAGTCTCGCCATTGAATCAGCCCAACCCACCCTTGCTCTCAGCTTGCACTACAATGCTCTTCCCGATGCTGGCGATGCCCGCCATACCCAAGGGATTGGCGCCTTTTGGTATCACCCTCAAAGCCACGACCTTGCGGTTTTCCTAGAGAGTTACTTAACTCAGCGACTGCGGCGGCAGCACTACGGTGTGTTTTGGAATAACCTTGCCCTGACTCGTCCGACAATTGCCCCTGCGGTGTTGCTAGAACTGGGCTTCATGATTCACCCCGAAGAGTTTGAGTGGATTGTTAACCCCCAAGCCCAAGGTGAGCTTGCCCGCACCCTTGCCCAAGGCATTCTTGAATGGTTGCAGCAGGCAACGCGGCACTAA
- a CDS encoding methylenetetrahydrofolate reductase produces the protein MSVSRFQAACEQGEFLITAEVCPPKGRDASTMLRQAAHLKGRVHAVNVTDGSRAVLRMSSWAAAYLLQQQGFEPICQIACRDRNRIALQADLMGIAALGLRNILALTGDPVKAGDHPQAKPVFDLESVRLLRVIGQLNQGVDSEDRPLADGATHFFAGAAVDPQSASWSGLQQRFERKLAAGAQFFQTQLITDFGRLAKFMDQIAAGCGRPILAGIFLLKSAKNALFINRAVPGASIPQHIIDRLAAAPDPLDEGITIAAEQVQQARELCQGVHLMAVRREDLIPEILNRAGIPPLSASPAPLAKRPHSP, from the coding sequence TTGTCAGTCTCGCGTTTTCAAGCTGCCTGTGAGCAGGGTGAGTTCCTCATTACCGCCGAGGTGTGTCCCCCCAAGGGTAGGGATGCCAGTACAATGCTGCGCCAAGCAGCCCATCTGAAGGGGAGAGTTCATGCGGTCAATGTCACCGATGGCAGTCGCGCTGTGCTGCGGATGAGTTCTTGGGCAGCCGCCTATTTGTTGCAACAGCAGGGGTTCGAGCCCATTTGTCAAATAGCCTGTCGCGATCGCAACCGCATTGCTCTGCAAGCGGATCTCATGGGCATTGCCGCCCTTGGTTTACGCAATATTTTGGCACTTACGGGTGACCCCGTCAAAGCTGGGGATCATCCCCAAGCCAAGCCCGTCTTTGATTTGGAATCTGTCCGTCTATTGCGCGTCATTGGCCAACTCAATCAGGGGGTAGATAGCGAAGATCGCCCCCTAGCCGATGGAGCGACACATTTCTTTGCCGGTGCTGCCGTCGATCCCCAGTCTGCCAGTTGGTCGGGGCTGCAACAACGGTTTGAGCGTAAATTGGCAGCGGGCGCTCAGTTTTTCCAAACGCAGTTGATTACCGACTTTGGGCGGCTAGCCAAGTTTATGGATCAGATTGCAGCGGGTTGTGGTCGGCCAATTCTTGCAGGAATTTTTCTTCTTAAGTCCGCTAAAAATGCCCTGTTTATCAATCGGGCGGTGCCGGGGGCTTCGATTCCCCAGCACATTATCGATCGGCTAGCGGCAGCGCCTGATCCCCTCGATGAAGGAATAACTATTGCGGCTGAACAAGTCCAACAAGCACGGGAGTTGTGTCAGGGGGTGCACTTAATGGCGGTGCGCCGTGAGGATTTGATTCCTGAAATTCTCAACCGTGCGGGAATTCCTCCCCTTAGCGCGTCACCTGCACCCCTCGCCAAAAGGCCACATAGCCCTTGA
- a CDS encoding DUF3155 domain-containing protein, with protein sequence MARRRKRKSRRRLEGRKILECVPQYSIESGEDKPVTAARKFIQAKGITPPALVLVKRNEHTTDRYFWAEKGLFGAQYVEENHFLFPSLRELAEEKMAATTR encoded by the coding sequence TTGGCCAGAAGACGGAAGCGGAAGAGCCGGCGGCGTCTCGAAGGGCGCAAAATCCTTGAGTGCGTACCTCAATATAGCATCGAAAGTGGCGAAGATAAACCCGTGACAGCGGCCCGAAAATTCATTCAAGCTAAGGGGATCACCCCGCCCGCTTTAGTTCTTGTTAAGCGGAATGAGCACACCACCGATCGCTACTTCTGGGCAGAAAAGGGCTTGTTTGGTGCGCAGTACGTTGAAGAAAACCACTTTTTATTCCCTAGCCTAAGGGAACTTGCAGAAGAAAAAATGGCAGCCACCACCCGCTAG